Part of the Capsicum annuum cultivar UCD-10X-F1 chromosome 12, UCD10Xv1.1, whole genome shotgun sequence genome is shown below.
acaacctctctacatcACATCTGAGGTAGAGGTACAGATTGCGTGCACTCTACCCTCTCTAGACCCTACTTCGGTGGGAAGAccttgggtatgttgttgttcaatGTGGTTTTTGTTGGGTTTAAATAAAGGGtggaacaacaaaaaaattaaaaattattggaaatgtttcttattttttattaagcaTAGAGGGTTATAAAATATCCTACTTAAAAATGGAAAATCTGCAAAAATAGTTGCAGAATGAAATTCAAAAACCTAAAATATCTCAACTAAACTTATCTAActaaatttaaacttaaaaaaagACTCGTCGTGCAACTAAACGACTTATTATTCTTTGTAAAGGAGTAGTAACAGAATCAAATATTTGACACTCCTTTGCTTCAATTGCTGCAATATAAAAATGTTCTTCCTCTGTTCCTCCTCAATTTTTGCTTTAGTAGTTTGTGCTTGTCAATTCTTCTGAGTGTTGTTGAAGACTTGACCTAACACTTATTTGTAACATGACTTTTCCGTCTtctccttctttctttttcttcttttgattttgtgcataataatcatcctcaaTAAAGCTCTTTTTAATGTGCTTTAATTTGGACAACTGTGGGATTTTACAAAAAATTGTtgtgggattttttttttaacttggtgggaatatactgggtatgttgttgttgttgttgtgttgtggGATTTTTCCTCCGCATAACATCCCATATATCATGGGTTTCATAGTAAGACATGAACTTCACGGaccaattttgatagttttaatCCATGAAACTCTGGGGGGCATTCAAAAAGATACTGATGCTTGTCATGattaatatagatataaataaaatttcGAAGTGTTGGTTGACATAAAGATGTTAAAAATAAGCATGAGTTAAAAACTTTGTATCGGGCGGGGTTGAAAATAGGTATAGTTTAGGGGATGGAAGTTTTTCTTCTTCAATGAACTCACAGATTTAATAAGATCAATGGAAGATCTGATACTACTGTTGGGTTTTTAAAAAGGATGGAGCAGCAGAAAGATTAAAAATGATTGAAATTGTCTCTTTATTTGTATTAAGCATAGTGACCTTTAAATAGTCAATTTAAAACAAAAACTCTGCAGAAAATTTATAGAATAAAATTCGTAAACCTTAAATATCGTAACTAAACTTATCTatctaaatttatatttaaacaaGAGTGATCCTACAACTGAATTATTTACTATTCTAGTAATCCAGCAGTAACAGAAGCAAATGTTCAACAGTGTTCCCTTTCCTTTTTCTATCTCAATTTTGTTTGTTGGGATGATTTGTTAACAGAGTTTTGTCACTTATTCCAACTTTGGGTGGCAAATTTATCACCTAGCTGGATGGAGAAAGGTTGGTTGTGatcttatttatctgatgtgtTTATAGGTGTTCCTTGGACAGAGGAAGAGCACCGACTTTTCTTGATCGGTCTACAAAAATTGGGCAAAGGAGATTGGCGGGGTATATCACGAAACTTTGTGACATCAAGGACTCCTACCCAAGTAGCTAGCCATGCCCAGAAGTATTTTATCCGGCAGAGTAGTGCTACTCGGAGAAAGAGAAGATCCAGTCTTTTTGACATTGTTGCTGATACGGTTTGTCTTTCTTCTCAAACTTATGCTTTGGATAATGATCATATTGTGACCATATAGGCATGCTGTGTACAATTGTTAAGGCCTAAAACACTAAGCCTTCCTCCCCCCACCCAAGTATACATACACAAGTGAGCTGACATGTCGTTGCAGCAGGTCTGCTCTTAGTTACTTTATTATCCATCAAATTTTATGACGTATGAGGAAAGTTATCCCGTTGCCAAGGGTGAAACTTGAGCTTCCTGATTTTGCTTGGGCTACTGGTGAAGTCCATTCATCTAATCTCTGTTTTGATCCTTTTTTATGCTCTCCTTTCTATGATGTTAAACAGGCCGCTGATGCTTCCCATCCACTTCCTGATGAACAATTTATGCTCCCACCTAGAGCAATGGAAAGTGATAAGGAACAGTTAGCACCTTCTGCAACAAAAGCAATAGAAACTGATTTTGCAGATTCACTCCCTTCCTTGGATCTTTCTCTCAAGTCAGATTTTGAATCCATGGAAACCGTTCCAAGTGAACCTGTTCAAGAAACGAAACCAAATACCGCAACCAGCGAGATTCCTCCAGCATTTCCAGCATTCTTCCCAGCTTACATTCCAGTTCCTTATCCCTTCTGGCCATCAAATGCAATTCCTGTGCCTGAAGATAGGGGACCAGAACCATCCCATCATCAGATCCTCAAGCCAATTCCAACCGTCCCCAAAGAACCTGTGAATGTAGATGAACTAGTGGGAATGTCCCAGCTCACTTTAGCAGATGCTGGTTCTGGCCATTTTGAGCCTTCACCACTCTCCCTTAAGTTAACAGCAGAACCGTCAAGACAATCAGCTTTTCATGCAAGCACACCAGGCAAAAGCTCAGAGATTACTAAGGGTGAAACTGCTCCTATTCAAGCGCTATAAAACCTATTGGGATGAGTCTGCCTTCTTCTTTTCTCGAGGGTGTAAAGTGCATGCTTTCTTCCTGCTCATCTTTGTAACATAGGATAGGTACTTTCAAGGAAGCAGCAAGTAGGTGAATTTAGCTGGAAATTCATTCTTTGTCAATGTATAGATCTAGGGTGTCTAACGAAACCTAATACTGTGGTGTTTTATGTAAATTGTTAGCTTCTTTGTAATTGCTTCTATTTtctcaaataaagagaaaagaaggGGTTACTGGTTCTTTGTTCGGTGGGAGGGAGTGATAGGTGTTTGCCATAGTTTACTTCCAATTTGGAGTACTTCTGTTATAGAGTTGCTTGTCATATGTTATGCATGTATAGTGTGGCAAAATCCTTGGGGGCTGTTTGGTAAGCTGACGAAATTACCTTGAGACTGTAGTCTTGGAATTATATTAGATTATAATTCCTGCACTAATTTATCCCACTGagatgggataaaataatttcaagttgGATGGGATAAGGTCGGACATCCAAGGATTTAAGTTTTGGATAAGATTTATACCATGGTTGATAGATGGTATAAATTTATTACATTTAATCTTAGAATATCCCACCTTATCTTGTCTACCAAATGGGCCCTTACGTGTAAATGTTAAAAACATGTTATGCTTAAAGAACAATCAGACTTGTCTTTGAATTGCTACCTTTAACTTCGTTCAAAAGAAAGAACATTGAAGTACGACAATCTTTATCATCTAACAGTGGAAAATGGTGAACAAAACAAAGTAGGCTCCATCGTCGATGTCAAAGTCGTCATGATCACCATTATGCTTGTTCTGATATGTTCCGTCTAAATTCGCTTCACATGCCGATAAAGTGGTAATAAATAATAATCGAGTTATTTTGGATAAGAAATGTTCACCCATTGAACATTTGATCCAATTTTTACTCAAATCTCctctaaaaatttttaaattttagatatgAGCTCATTTCGATGTTGTGAGtcttttgatatattatttactTGAAACGATTCACGTTTGTGACAAGGAACTAAGGAGGCatttggccatgagaatttttttttttacttttttttgaaaaattatttcgttttagtgaaaatagtagtgtgtttgaccatgaaaataatttcactttagtgaaaattatttctgaaaaaatgaaaacaagtatttctcacaaaattttaaaaactactcCAAATATTCATATCAAACACAATACCAATTCCAATTCCAACTCCAATTCTAACTccgaaaaattattattttactgtcAAACCGGGACTAAAAGTTGAACATTAAAGATCTATAATggcaaattattgatttttttagtgaATATAGATTAAAATCCTAATAATTTATTCAGTTTCCTAATAGCAGGCTAAATAAAATACTCTCTCtctgtttcatattagttggtcttttttaaaaaatatttatttcaatttaattgttcaagttataaaatcaagagtattttatatatatatatttctcattttacccttaatctattgcattaaaaaaaattcaactttcatcaaacataaaataattgtcactacatgtaagtggagtggcttgaaataaaaaattgttatggtgtttatgtttctgcatcttcttATTTATACACAGGATCCAAccatccagttagtaccccataagcataAACCTCTTGTATGCCTGCCACAACCTCGTCGCACAGAGCGGTTGTtgacttggccatttctgtgccagtcagcaaatattcgatgtgtgcaagcaCATACGACTTGCACGCGCCACTGATTTTGTTTTCTAGAAGGTCCATatccttgttttgaccttcaaaatcctatgctttcttcatcaacacttccgttggcaaatgatccatcactTTACTCTGCCTCAATAAGTTAggaacaactccaacagtggctACAAGTGGATACAAAAATTGTCGTCGTCGAAGACAAGTAAGTTGCAGTCacaaaccttaatctttccctcctggagtagtatctcaacagccaaaaatatttgatagccacgttcatgactgcaagaattctctttgccttggtccagctcttgccatatggatatggcctctttcttCTAATatagttaatcatatcttcatcccattggaacgtatAAACTAACCAATCAAATCCCAGGCCACTAGGAGTTTCATCTATCCTTCTAAGCTCATTGTACCTATCCCTGAAATGTTGTAAAAGTTGAGGTCCACTATCCTCTCGGCAACATtataagcatctgggtacgctaaATATCTGCCCCTCATGAgagagaattttatcaacatactgtgatataagaagagaatttttaaataggttagtaattataaagaataaaaacacagtggaaagatgcaacagatggtccatctgttccAAAGGATTCTCTAAATCTGTTAATAAATTACCCAGCTAACACAActtataacagatgggtaatctattgtaatagaacCACTACCAATTATACTAGAATacccagttgttgcaacagatgtgtcatctgttgcgtAGCTTTCTCTTCATGGAATAGATTAAAagtctaggttaggaaaagtaaacttaccttgccCACGTACCACTTACACATATTTGccatattcttgaagtcttggCCGCGAAAGTTGTGCATGGTGTAATCTTGTGCGGGTTTCTTGGCATTCCTGGTCCTTCGTAAATCCTTCTTCTCTTCATCGCCAAGTGCtgtgtatatgtccaccttcttcagtgtTCCCTAAAATTCAACAACTTTTTGAGAGGAAGGTGTTGTAATTGTTTTTGGTTTCAGATTAGCGAGTATTTGGCTAATTTCTCTTTTattcctcctaaccgccactgtaggagtttatggctccctcaccttctcgAAGGTTTGACaccccctcttggatttcaattcctcgaCAACTTTAGCCATAGCCTctaatttttcaaagagtttatcctgtctgtcctagAACTTtttgtatttgcaatgagaacatgagggtgaagaggggtgagagggaccactttAAAGGTGGGAGAGACCAGTGTAAGAGTGAGAAGGACCTATGTAAGGggtgattttaaatatttttattttttcttgagcatcaatatACTCATCATCATGACTGGCAGCAATATCAacatcaggatggctgccaccaacaTCAGCAACTCCACCTGTAACAAccctagaagaagcacccagatctattgcagtaggttggtcataaagagcctTAACATTAGGCTggccttgcctaactgctcttcttacgGTTGTTGATGTagccaatttcttctttactaactccactattgggtctgctattgtattAATAAGACCTACGTAATAAAATCAGTCATCCCAACTCCTACTCATTAGGCAGGATCCATAgatacacaacctataaaaaaagacaaatatatttaaatcatataataatttgtagtcagttgggttacatgttaacacggacaacttatacaatagatgacttatttatcGCAACAACTGATTTGTTTGTcataacagattaataatatattgcattgattacccatctgttgcataatttacaatagatgggtaatatgttggtcgagtttagagaaccaaagcaatataTGGGTAACCTGTTGTGAAATATGAATCgtctgtcataatagattacccatttgttgcaccagttgcagtaaatgggtaatctgttgcaacagatgacccatctatcacAATAAATggcacatctgtttcaatatctttttttgagtcaaattattttacttgaaagaagacgcactgcatcatccggagagttaaagagatcatcctccttaattcttgtgctgctctttgcagccaactacctaaggatccttggataagaaacctcatccgggtaatccttgacctcCTTTCAGAGGAAAGGAATGGCTTCAATtgcccaagcctaaaatatgtaaacaaaaagcaagaaaaaaagttataataattattcaatataaattaatggatgagtaaacaaatagtgattaaatttaccataaaaGTCCAGgaaaagtcgtataatgtgatcgtctttggagatagctttgtcagtaaatatttgatagtcaagttGTAGTTGTTATATCCCCAGGGTTAATTATTGAATTTGTCAAAATCCTCAGCAAATGCCAATAAATCAtattctatgactttgttgacgtctcttgccaatgtaacggaatgggcaaaccaaaccaAGCGTAATTGCTCCCTGTAATTCTTTGGTATGGCTTTATCCTTAAGATCTTCTATCAAATTCACCGCTTTGTAGCTACGTCCCTTAATGTCGAACaactcatttatatttttgttgcgtTTGTTGGTTTTGTTGGGTGATCGCTTGGATAATGCCTTCACTTTATTTGATTGTGGTGGTTTGGTTGTCCTTCTTGCCTTGAActttttgtggggtgtttccttgatgagaggttcttttggacgatcgcatctcaagcctgtcactatggcaaactctatCATGCCAAAGCAAaatggcatgccacagtagttgatccagatttcatccatctttttaccCCCTTTTGTTGAATATTTATCATTCCCTACGTACTTGATCCTActcttgagaagaccatataccattctTATTAAGAAACGGGCAGTttggtcctcaggcagctcaagaaaacgtccaaagcagctcttcttaaaaagttcgtctatgttttcgttcttcataatattcctaaattcatcaaaaggtttccccaactaa
Proteins encoded:
- the LOC107850716 gene encoding transcription factor MYBS3, with translation MTRRCSHCNNNGHNSRTCPTRGGGGGGAASGIGGGSAIGGGGVRLFGVRLTDGSIMKKSASMGNLTSLHYHSSSSAAASPNHPGSPSSDVLREAVHLTDGYLSDDPVHASCSANRRIERKKGVPWTEEEHRLFLIGLQKLGKGDWRGISRNFVTSRTPTQVASHAQKYFIRQSSATRRKRRSSLFDIVADTAADASHPLPDEQFMLPPRAMESDKEQLAPSATKAIETDFADSLPSLDLSLKSDFESMETVPSEPVQETKPNTATSEIPPAFPAFFPAYIPVPYPFWPSNAIPVPEDRGPEPSHHQILKPIPTVPKEPVNVDELVGMSQLTLADAGSGHFEPSPLSLKLTAEPSRQSAFHASTPGKSSEITKGETAPIQAL